One Microbacterium esteraromaticum genomic window carries:
- a CDS encoding alpha-L-fucosidase, producing MRQQWFDDARFGMFVHFGAYSVAARHEWVQNYERLTDDEYRPYIDHFDPDRFDALAIARRAKATGMGYVVLTAKHHDGFCLFDSALTDFTSQMVCGRDLVREHVEAARAEGLRVGIYYSVIDWHHPDFTVDWNHPRRDDENASDLNRGRDMARYRDYLHGQVRELLTRYGRIDYLFFDWTYPEARDGWQGKGPQDWDAEALLALCRELQPEMLVNDRLGIPADFVTPEQYQPTSPLVDETGERQIWEACQTLNGSWGYHRDNTDQKSATLLVQMLADSVSMDGNMLLNIGPDGRGAIAPRDGRTLDEIGDWMLLHRDAIIGAGHADLRPPREGVYTRRGDRLYLHLFSWPLGFVHLPDLAGRVSFARLLNDGSWLKTSTSDPDQRAENITPAGEAEGTLTVHLPVRRPDVLVPVIELTLRE from the coding sequence ATGCGACAGCAATGGTTCGACGACGCCCGGTTCGGCATGTTCGTGCACTTCGGTGCCTACAGTGTGGCCGCACGGCACGAGTGGGTGCAGAACTACGAGCGGCTCACCGACGACGAGTACCGTCCGTACATCGATCACTTCGACCCCGATCGATTCGACGCGCTGGCCATCGCCCGCCGAGCGAAGGCCACCGGCATGGGGTACGTCGTGCTCACCGCGAAGCACCATGACGGCTTCTGCCTGTTCGACTCAGCGCTCACCGACTTCACCTCCCAGATGGTCTGCGGGCGCGATCTCGTGCGCGAGCACGTCGAAGCCGCGCGTGCGGAGGGGCTGCGGGTGGGGATCTACTACTCGGTGATCGACTGGCACCACCCGGACTTCACGGTCGACTGGAACCACCCGCGCCGAGATGACGAGAACGCATCCGACCTGAACCGGGGCCGGGACATGGCTCGATACCGCGACTACCTCCATGGGCAGGTCCGCGAGCTGCTGACCCGCTACGGTCGCATCGACTACCTGTTCTTCGACTGGACGTACCCCGAGGCGCGCGACGGATGGCAGGGCAAGGGGCCGCAGGACTGGGACGCGGAAGCGCTGCTGGCGCTGTGCCGCGAACTGCAGCCGGAGATGCTCGTGAACGACCGTCTCGGCATCCCGGCCGACTTCGTCACCCCCGAGCAGTACCAGCCGACCTCGCCGCTCGTCGACGAGACGGGGGAGCGGCAGATCTGGGAGGCATGTCAGACGCTGAACGGGTCCTGGGGCTATCACCGTGACAACACCGACCAGAAGTCGGCGACCCTGCTCGTTCAGATGCTCGCCGACTCGGTGTCGATGGACGGCAACATGCTGCTGAACATCGGCCCGGACGGGCGAGGCGCGATCGCGCCGCGCGATGGGCGGACGCTGGATGAGATCGGCGACTGGATGCTGCTGCACCGGGACGCCATCATCGGTGCAGGCCATGCCGATCTGCGCCCGCCCCGGGAGGGGGTCTACACACGACGCGGTGACAGGCTCTACCTGCACCTGTTCAGCTGGCCGCTGGGCTTCGTGCACCTGCCGGATCTCGCGGGCCGTGTCTCGTTCGCACGGCTGCTGAACGACGGATCCTGGCTGAAGACCTCGACGTCCGACCCCGATCAGCGGGCCGAGAACATAACGCCCGCGGGCGAAGCGGAGGGCACCCTCACGGTGCATCTGCCCGTTCGCCGCCCCGACGTGCTCGTTCCGGTGATCGAGCTGACCCTCAGAGAATGA
- the ilvN gene encoding acetolactate synthase small subunit, with product MSTHVLSLLVEDTPGILTRVAGLFARRGFNIHSLAVGVTEVAGISRITVVVDVEALPLEQVTKQLNKLVNVIKIVELEPSTSVQREHMLIKVRTDNNTRSNVLEIVNLFRASIVDYAPDAVVVEVTGDQGKVQALLRALEPFGIKELAQSGLLAIGRGGKSITERVLRG from the coding sequence ATGTCCACACACGTGCTGAGCCTTCTCGTCGAAGACACACCAGGCATCCTGACCCGCGTCGCCGGGCTGTTCGCGCGCCGCGGCTTCAACATCCACTCCCTCGCGGTCGGCGTGACGGAGGTCGCGGGGATCTCGCGGATCACCGTCGTCGTCGACGTCGAGGCCCTGCCCCTCGAGCAGGTGACCAAGCAGCTGAACAAGCTGGTCAACGTGATCAAGATCGTCGAGCTCGAGCCGTCGACGTCGGTCCAGCGGGAGCACATGCTCATCAAGGTGCGCACCGACAACAACACCCGTTCGAACGTGCTCGAGATCGTGAACCTGTTCCGCGCGTCGATCGTCGACTACGCCCCGGATGCCGTGGTGGTCGAGGTCACCGGGGACCAGGGCAAGGTGCAGGCGCTGCTGCGCGCCCTCGAGCCCTTCGGCATCAAGGAGCTGGCCCAGTCGGGTCTGCTGGCGATCGGCCGGGGCGGCAAGAGCATCACAGAGCGTGTCCTGCGCGGCTGA
- the ilvC gene encoding ketol-acid reductoisomerase, protein MSTEIFYDADADLSIIQGKKVAIVGYGSQGHAHAMNLRDSGVEVTIALKDGSKSIAKAEEAGFPVKNVADAAEWADLIMILAPDQHQRTIYNESIKDRLTAGKALAFAHGFNIRFGYIDAPEGVDVILIAPKAPGHTVRREFVAGRGIPDIIAVERDASGKAWDLALSYAKAIGGTRAGVIKTTFTEETETDLFGEQAVLCGGMSHLVQAGFETLVEAGYQPQIAYFEVLHELKLIVDLMWEGGIAKQRWSISDTAEFGDYVSGPRVIDAGVKERMQGVLADIQSGAFAKRFIEDQDNGAEEFLSLREKEQGHPIEATGKELRSLFAWKSQDEDYVEGSAAR, encoded by the coding sequence GTGAGCACCGAGATCTTCTACGACGCGGACGCCGACCTCTCGATCATCCAGGGCAAGAAGGTCGCCATCGTCGGCTACGGCTCGCAGGGCCACGCCCACGCCATGAACCTTCGCGATTCCGGCGTCGAGGTGACCATCGCCCTCAAGGACGGCTCGAAGTCGATCGCCAAGGCCGAGGAGGCGGGCTTCCCCGTCAAGAACGTCGCCGACGCGGCCGAGTGGGCCGACCTCATCATGATCCTCGCGCCGGACCAGCACCAGCGCACGATCTACAACGAGTCGATCAAGGACAGGCTGACCGCGGGCAAGGCTCTCGCCTTCGCGCACGGCTTCAACATCCGCTTCGGCTACATCGACGCTCCCGAGGGCGTCGACGTGATCCTCATCGCCCCGAAGGCTCCCGGACACACGGTGCGCCGCGAGTTCGTCGCCGGCCGCGGCATCCCCGACATCATCGCCGTCGAGCGCGACGCGTCGGGCAAGGCATGGGACCTCGCCCTCTCGTACGCGAAGGCCATCGGCGGCACCCGCGCCGGCGTCATCAAGACGACCTTCACCGAGGAGACCGAGACCGACCTGTTCGGCGAGCAGGCCGTGCTCTGCGGTGGCATGAGCCACCTCGTCCAGGCCGGCTTCGAGACGCTCGTCGAGGCGGGCTACCAGCCGCAGATCGCCTACTTCGAGGTGCTGCACGAGCTCAAGCTCATCGTCGACCTGATGTGGGAGGGCGGCATCGCCAAGCAGCGCTGGTCGATCTCCGACACCGCCGAGTTCGGCGACTACGTCTCGGGCCCGCGCGTCATCGACGCCGGTGTCAAGGAGCGCATGCAGGGCGTTCTGGCCGACATCCAGTCGGGTGCGTTCGCGAAGCGCTTCATCGAGGACCAGGACAACGGCGCCGAGGAGTTCCTGTCGCTGCGCGAGAAGGAGCAGGGCCACCCGATCGAGGCGACCGGCAAGGAGCTTCGCTCGCTGTTCGCGTGGAAGTCGCAGGACGAGGACTACGTCGAGGGCAGCGCCGCGCGCTGA
- a CDS encoding acetolactate synthase large subunit: MTSESAPAVPRPPARPSAAPEISGAEAVVRSLEKLGVTDVFGIPGGAIMPVYDPLMDASGLRHVLVRHEQGAGHAAEGYASATGKVGVCIATSGPGATNLVTAIADAYMDSVPMVAITGQVFSTLMGTDAFQEADIVGITMPVTKHSFLVKTAEDIPGAIAAAFEIASTGRPGPVLVDITKDAQQQTAAFVWPPKVDLPGYRPVTKAHGKQIQAAATLLAEAKKPVLYVGGGVIRAGASAELLTLAESTGAPVVTTLMARGAFPDSHPQHLGMPGMHGTVPAVLALQESDLIVSLGARFDDRVTGKAALFAPDAKVVHVDIDPAEISKIRTATVPIVGDVRDVLVDLDTAFRGAIAGAKPDTEEWWSYLDGLKAEFPLGYAQPEDGLMSPQYVIQRIGELTGPEAIYAAGVGQHQMWAAQFIKYERPNSWLNSGGAGTMGYSVPAAMGAKVAEPDRVVWSIDGDGCFQMTNQELATCVINQIPIKVAIINNSSLGMVRQWQTLFYDGRHSHTDLNTGHGTVRIPDFVKLAEAYGCLALRVEKEEDVDAAIQTALETNDRPVVIDFVVSADAMVWPMVPQGVSNSYIQYARDHAPAFDEEI; this comes from the coding sequence ATGACTTCTGAATCCGCGCCCGCCGTGCCGCGGCCGCCCGCACGCCCTTCCGCAGCCCCCGAGATCTCCGGGGCCGAGGCCGTGGTCCGTTCGCTCGAGAAGCTCGGCGTCACCGACGTCTTCGGCATCCCCGGCGGTGCGATCATGCCGGTCTACGACCCGCTCATGGACGCCTCGGGTCTGCGTCACGTGCTCGTGCGCCACGAGCAGGGCGCCGGCCACGCGGCCGAGGGGTACGCGTCGGCCACGGGCAAGGTCGGTGTCTGCATCGCCACTTCGGGCCCAGGCGCCACCAACCTCGTCACCGCCATCGCCGACGCCTACATGGACTCGGTGCCGATGGTGGCGATCACCGGCCAGGTGTTCTCGACCCTGATGGGCACCGACGCGTTCCAGGAGGCCGACATCGTGGGCATCACGATGCCGGTGACGAAGCACTCGTTCCTGGTCAAGACCGCCGAGGACATCCCCGGCGCCATCGCAGCGGCGTTCGAGATCGCCTCGACCGGTCGTCCGGGCCCGGTTCTCGTCGACATCACGAAGGACGCGCAGCAGCAGACGGCGGCCTTCGTGTGGCCGCCGAAGGTGGACCTCCCGGGGTACCGTCCCGTGACCAAGGCACACGGCAAGCAGATCCAGGCTGCAGCGACACTGCTCGCCGAGGCCAAGAAGCCCGTGCTCTACGTCGGCGGCGGCGTGATCCGCGCCGGCGCCTCGGCCGAGCTGCTGACACTCGCCGAGTCGACTGGTGCGCCGGTGGTCACCACGCTGATGGCGCGCGGGGCCTTCCCCGACTCGCACCCGCAGCACCTCGGCATGCCGGGCATGCACGGCACGGTTCCCGCCGTCCTCGCGCTGCAGGAGTCCGACCTGATCGTCTCGCTCGGCGCCCGCTTCGACGACAGGGTGACAGGCAAGGCGGCGCTGTTCGCCCCTGACGCCAAGGTCGTGCACGTCGACATCGATCCGGCGGAGATCTCGAAGATCCGCACGGCGACCGTGCCGATCGTCGGCGACGTGCGCGATGTGCTCGTCGATCTCGACACCGCATTCCGCGGTGCGATCGCCGGCGCCAAGCCCGACACCGAGGAGTGGTGGTCGTACCTCGACGGCCTGAAGGCGGAGTTCCCGCTCGGCTACGCACAGCCCGAGGACGGACTGATGTCGCCGCAGTACGTCATCCAGCGCATCGGCGAGCTGACCGGGCCCGAGGCGATCTACGCCGCAGGCGTCGGCCAGCACCAGATGTGGGCGGCGCAGTTCATCAAGTACGAGCGTCCCAACTCGTGGCTGAACTCGGGCGGTGCCGGGACCATGGGCTACTCGGTCCCTGCCGCCATGGGAGCAAAGGTCGCCGAGCCCGACCGCGTCGTGTGGTCGATCGACGGCGACGGATGCTTCCAGATGACCAACCAGGAGCTCGCGACCTGCGTCATCAACCAGATCCCGATCAAGGTCGCGATCATCAACAACTCGTCGCTGGGTATGGTGCGCCAGTGGCAGACGCTGTTCTACGACGGTCGCCACTCGCACACCGACCTCAACACCGGCCACGGCACGGTGCGCATCCCCGACTTCGTCAAGCTCGCCGAGGCCTACGGCTGCCTCGCCCTGCGGGTGGAGAAGGAGGAGGACGTGGACGCCGCGATCCAGACGGCGCTCGAGACCAACGATCGTCCTGTCGTGATCGACTTCGTCGTGAGCGCGGATGCGATGGTGTGGCCCATGGTGCCGCAGGGCGTCAGCAACAGCTACATCCAGTACGCGCGCGACCACGCCCCGGCATTCGATGAGGAGATCTGA